In Verrucomicrobiota bacterium, one genomic interval encodes:
- a CDS encoding sigma-70 family RNA polymerase sigma factor codes for MSALSSPVRRATGKSPKPAGWKARLENQAGKPALRAVSCRRRIDRSLEKPVDPRVDEVVLRTLEKERERRFQSAGEVKTRVENIATDAAASAAKAPPPPVIEPASKPHLPAPGWVNRAGILFTVLGLVAFPPDTDHDRRQCSHSAFRHIAGADRHCFAHAELAGAIEHRGRHRCLGFCYFLNVGPERIAVISSSDPTPRPPDSSFRTTRWTRVLEARGDSPEAQSALSDLCAAYYAAVFAFIHREGRDEDTARELTQEFFARILAKHGLDKVDPERGRFRSFLLGAAKHFLADERDRSRAAKRGGGQAPERIEAGADTKTQLQIPDPASGPPADAYFDWQWALALMERALGALETEFKAAGKGEQFEALKPWLVGETESLPQKAAASRLGLTEGALKVAIHRLRKRFRELVRSEISQTVTDSGQVEEELRYLVEVLANVAPQQTWKSN; via the coding sequence TTGAGCGCACTTTCCAGTCCCGTCCGCCGGGCGACTGGAAAGTCGCCCAAACCAGCAGGCTGGAAAGCCAGGCTGGAAAACCAGGCTGGAAAGCCTGCTCTACGCGCCGTTTCATGCAGAAGGAGAATCGATCGCAGCTTGGAAAAACCGGTGGATCCGCGCGTGGATGAAGTGGTGTTGCGCACGCTGGAAAAGGAACGGGAACGGCGCTTCCAGAGCGCGGGCGAAGTGAAGACGCGGGTGGAAAACATTGCGACCGACGCCGCCGCGAGCGCGGCGAAAGCGCCCCCGCCGCCGGTTATCGAACCGGCTTCCAAGCCCCATCTGCCCGCGCCGGGCTGGGTGAATCGGGCGGGCATTCTCTTCACCGTGCTTGGCCTGGTGGCGTTTCCTCCCGACACTGACCACGATCGGCGGCAATGTTCACATAGTGCATTCCGGCACATTGCTGGTGCTGACCGGCATTGCTTTGCTCACGCTGAGCTGGCCGGTGCTATTGAGCATCGGGGTCGTCATCGCTGTTTGGGTTTCTGTTACTTCCTCAATGTGGGTCCAGAGCGAATCGCCGTGATCTCTTCCAGCGATCCAACACCGCGACCGCCGGACTCCAGCTTCCGCACGACACGCTGGACGCGTGTCCTCGAGGCGCGAGGAGATTCCCCTGAAGCACAATCAGCGCTGAGCGATTTGTGTGCAGCGTACTATGCTGCCGTGTTCGCTTTCATCCACCGCGAAGGCCGCGACGAAGACACTGCGCGGGAGCTCACTCAGGAATTCTTCGCGCGGATACTCGCGAAACACGGTCTCGACAAAGTCGATCCGGAGCGCGGGCGCTTCCGCTCATTTCTGCTCGGGGCGGCGAAACATTTTCTCGCCGATGAACGCGACCGCTCGCGCGCGGCCAAACGCGGCGGCGGCCAGGCTCCCGAACGCATCGAAGCCGGCGCGGACACCAAGACGCAATTGCAGATTCCAGATCCTGCGAGCGGTCCGCCCGCGGATGCGTATTTTGACTGGCAATGGGCGCTGGCGTTGATGGAGCGAGCGCTGGGAGCTTTGGAGACGGAATTCAAAGCGGCCGGCAAGGGTGAACAGTTCGAGGCGCTCAAGCCATGGCTCGTCGGGGAAACGGAATCCCTGCCGCAAAAAGCAGCCGCCAGCCGGCTTGGCTTGACCGAGGGCGCGCTCAAAGTTGCGATTCACCGGCTGCGAAAGCGGTTTCGGGAGTTGGTGCGATCTGAGATCAGCCAGACCGTCACGGACTCCGGCCAGGTCGAGGAAGAGTTGCGATACCTGGTCGAGGTTTTGGCCAATGTAGCCCCTCAGCAAACCTGGAAAAGCAATTGA
- a CDS encoding alpha-ketoacid dehydrogenase subunit beta, with protein MSITYLEAIREAQARALADDPRVFIYGQDVGAFGGAFKATKNLAQEFPGRVIDAPISEDAILGAAIGAAIEGMRPIVEMQFADFSTIAFNQIVNQAATLHWRTQVPCPITVRLPSGGTSGSGPFHSQSMEAIYAHYPGLIVLTPATVEDAYSMLLEAVAIDDPVIYCEHKYLYYHLKAERLPTEAMPVGKARIAREGRDLTIVAYSAMVHEALAVADELRTEGTQIEVVDLRSVKPLDTDTVMASVARTGRLLCVGEAFPWGGVTAEVVARVASEGFDLLDAPPQRLNAKDTPIPYHPTLWAAHRPTARSIAAAVRDLLRR; from the coding sequence ATGAGCATCACTTACCTCGAAGCGATCCGCGAAGCCCAGGCGCGGGCCCTGGCGGATGATCCGCGCGTTTTCATCTACGGCCAGGACGTCGGCGCGTTTGGCGGCGCGTTCAAAGCGACCAAGAATCTCGCCCAGGAGTTTCCGGGCCGCGTGATTGACGCGCCGATCAGCGAGGACGCGATTTTAGGCGCCGCCATCGGCGCGGCCATCGAAGGCATGCGGCCGATCGTGGAAATGCAGTTCGCCGACTTTTCGACGATCGCGTTCAACCAGATTGTCAATCAAGCCGCGACGCTGCACTGGCGGACGCAGGTCCCTTGCCCGATTACCGTCCGGCTGCCTTCGGGCGGGACTTCCGGCAGCGGTCCGTTCCACAGCCAGAGCATGGAAGCCATTTACGCGCATTATCCCGGCTTGATCGTCCTGACTCCGGCCACTGTGGAAGACGCTTACAGCATGCTCCTGGAAGCGGTCGCCATCGATGACCCGGTCATTTATTGCGAGCACAAATACCTCTATTACCACTTGAAGGCGGAAAGGCTCCCCACCGAAGCCATGCCGGTCGGCAAAGCGCGCATCGCGCGTGAGGGGCGCGATCTCACGATTGTGGCCTACAGCGCCATGGTGCATGAAGCGCTTGCGGTGGCGGACGAGTTGCGAACGGAAGGGACGCAGATTGAAGTCGTCGATCTGCGCTCCGTGAAACCGCTGGATACAGACACGGTGATGGCATCGGTGGCGCGCACGGGACGGCTGTTATGCGTGGGCGAAGCGTTCCCCTGGGGTGGCGTCACAGCCGAGGTCGTGGCGCGCGTCGCCAGTGAAGGATTCGATTTGCTGGATGCGCCTCCGCAACGGTTGAATGCCAAGGACACGCCCATCCCGTACCATCCCACGCTCTGGGCCGCGCATCGGCCGACGGCGCGCAGCATCGCCGCCGCCGTGCGGGATTTGTTGCGGCGCTAA
- a CDS encoding 2-oxo acid dehydrogenase subunit E2 → MPRIPIIMPQLGESIAEATVIQLLVQAGDTVEADQDVLEVETNKATLTVTAPCPGRLHQFQVKVNESYAVGAILGYVDATDEVAARLGLDTLQLKSSAEKSGSAAENGTADGERGSGVQPTVRGLPVPAHAAGASYMSPRLKARMAELGLHAADLAGVAGSGAAGRVTIEDFEQFLANLERNKMSPASSMRVAVADAMRRSWTRPLATVALPVGLDALLAHRKNCDPRPGPALYALRALALALAENSAPAGRLVGNRIVHPSAIDIGFAVEAVEGVLVPVLRNADTRRLKELTGRYNELVDLARQRRLPADATGGSIATVTNFGTFGLTWATPIPLPEQTLVLGMGAARRVPNWDEKRQQFVPMMEANLTLSFDHRVLDGGAAGRLLARVAALINEPEKL, encoded by the coding sequence ATGCCTCGAATTCCAATCATCATGCCGCAGCTCGGTGAATCCATCGCTGAAGCCACCGTCATTCAATTGCTCGTCCAGGCGGGCGACACCGTCGAGGCGGACCAGGATGTCCTGGAAGTCGAAACGAACAAAGCGACCTTGACGGTGACGGCCCCGTGCCCGGGCCGGCTGCACCAATTTCAGGTGAAGGTGAACGAAAGCTATGCCGTCGGGGCCATCCTGGGCTACGTGGACGCGACCGACGAGGTGGCGGCGCGGCTGGGATTGGACACGCTTCAACTCAAGTCGTCGGCCGAGAAATCCGGAAGCGCGGCCGAGAATGGCACCGCAGACGGCGAAAGGGGATCGGGCGTTCAACCGACCGTTCGCGGCTTGCCCGTTCCCGCGCATGCCGCCGGGGCCAGCTACATGTCACCGCGACTCAAAGCCCGCATGGCCGAACTCGGTTTGCACGCGGCCGATTTGGCCGGCGTCGCCGGGAGTGGCGCTGCCGGGCGAGTGACCATCGAGGATTTCGAGCAGTTTCTGGCCAACCTCGAACGCAACAAAATGAGCCCGGCCTCGTCGATGCGCGTGGCCGTGGCCGATGCGATGCGCCGAAGCTGGACCCGTCCGCTGGCGACCGTCGCGCTGCCCGTGGGTCTGGATGCGCTGTTAGCTCACCGAAAGAATTGTGATCCCAGACCCGGTCCGGCCCTCTACGCTTTGCGCGCCCTGGCCCTCGCCCTTGCAGAAAACAGCGCGCCAGCCGGGCGGCTTGTCGGAAACCGAATCGTGCATCCCAGCGCCATTGACATCGGGTTTGCTGTGGAAGCGGTGGAGGGCGTCTTGGTGCCTGTGCTTCGCAATGCGGACACGCGGCGCTTGAAAGAATTGACCGGCCGTTACAACGAGCTGGTCGATCTGGCGCGGCAACGCCGGCTGCCCGCGGATGCGACCGGCGGCTCCATCGCCACGGTGACGAACTTCGGCACGTTCGGCCTGACCTGGGCGACGCCCATTCCGCTGCCGGAGCAAACGCTCGTGCTGGGCATGGGCGCGGCGCGGCGCGTGCCGAACTGGGATGAGAAAAGGCAACAGTTCGTTCCGATGATGGAGGCCAATCTGACCTTGAGCTTCGATCATCGCGTGCTCGACGGCGGCGCCGCGGGGCGATTGCTGGCGCGCGTCGCGGCGTTGATCAATGAACCGGAAAAACTGTGA